Below is a genomic region from Drosophila kikkawai strain 14028-0561.14 chromosome X, DkikHiC1v2, whole genome shotgun sequence.
TCGCCCGAATTGGAATCATTCTCCTCCTCAATCCTTGCAGGATTGGATTCCTCCGATGACTTCAGGCTCACAATGCTGGCATTATCGCCATGCGAATGTGGCCGAAAACCTGGACCCGGTGGCAAATTCTTTTGGACGCAACAATTGACGCCGGGACTGAAATGCAGCTCGACATGGAAACGTTCCTCGGATGTGGGATCCTTGGTGGGATCCTCGTACAGCATAATCACAATCTGTGACATGTAATTCAGTTCGGATACCATGGATATATAGTCCATGGCGCGACGCCATTGCTCATCGGTGACAACATTGAGGAGCTCGCCATAGCGTAAAACCGTGAGCAACGAATGGACATGCGATTCGCTGGTAAAATACAACCTCGTACGGACATGCCGCTGGGGACTGGCAACGCCATGACTATAATGCGGATTCAAACGATTCATAAACTCATCCTCCACCTCGTCAATGTTGTGCTGCAGATCGCCCTTGATCTTGCGCAGCAACGGTGAACAAATGCCTTGGCCAATGGCCAGTTTCTCCTGCGGCGTCAGGCCATATTCCTGCGGTATCACTATATCGGCCAGATTCTTGGCATAAATATACAACTCCTCGGCCTGATCGTACTGCAATGTGTGCTGATTGTGCTGCAAATCGTACTTGATGCAATCGTAAATGTCGGGTATCTTGGAGATGTCGAAGAGCTTCGATTTGGTACTGAAATCCTTTTCGATTTTCTCCCAGCGACAACGCATTAGGTCCCAGGTTTCGCCATGATAGAGGATAGCATCCTTGGTCTTGGGATCGTCCTTCTTGATGCTAATGATGTGGAGTAGCTCGCGGATGAGCAGCAGGACATGGTGACAACAGTCCACTGGGTTCTTGACAAAGTCCAGAGCCTGGGTGATGGATTTGCTGTTGCAGGGATTGATCAGTTCGCGGTCTACCTTGGTGAACTCGCGATCGTTCTGCATGAGCTCGTGCAGGCGACCCTTGGCCCTGGAAGGGGGATTAATTAATATAGATATTGGTATTCAGTAATTTTCTTGTGGGTTTTCTTACATAaacttattaattttaatatttaatatttaatttattttatatttttaatatttaattatttaggaATGTACATTTATCGATAGGGAAAATATCAATATTCCATCGAGAGCATTAAATTTGAGAtatcgaaattttaaatattgaaaaatattgaatttaaaagtaaataatctatgataataaattattatattttaataaaacccTCGGGGGTTttctaatattaattttttattttattttattaattttttagatttttttgaTGTAAATCGAAAGGAAAATTCCAATAATATCAAAGCAATTTCAATATCCTATTAAAAGCTTCCTAAAAGTTAATAtatcgaaattttaaatattaaaaaatattgaatttaaaattaaaaaatcagtataagagaaaattattaaattttacttaaaaaaaaaaattatataatcgAACAATAtcatatttaaagtaaaatatttataatctatatatattatatttaaacttcaaattatcgataaatatatatataaaaaaaatatatatatatataaaattaaaaaaaaaaattaaaacaaaatttacaccacatttatatttaatcgatatattaaggggggggtaaggtatttaattttttttttcgtaaatttttttttattttttattttaaaagttcaatatcttaagaatattgtgtccaagttttacatcaatcaaagtaaaattgacgaagttatgcggagttgaacgaaggtcgtctggtgttcaatgcatgagaatcacaaagtttaaagcgctctcctgaaaaatgccattttgaaaatcggtgtacacgataactaaaaatatactgaaccaatcggtttgaaatttggaacataacttctttagataattctacaggtattctcgtcgagctttttttaatttttaattttcttatattttttatttaacaaattaacttaattttttagtcaaaaatcggggttttgacttcaaattttgataaaaaatagggaaaaaattttaaaaataaaaacgcttcgagaatacctcgggacacttatcctttaacgaatgaggtataatttttgtagatcggatgattctgtggacagttaggatgtacaccgcaaaccaactttttttggaggcgactcgggagattccctataactcctctacctctaaatatttttcaatacaaaatttatcacaaactgttgaaatgttgtgttattatatggtatttaattcgttaagctagctttagccgtttcgccacaacatttttttgaaaagtgggcatttttgcaccgaattaaccttaccccccccttaaacataatatcgatttttcaaaaaccgtacaaaaaatcgattttcatatcgattaattgttattttcaTCAAAAAAGCTACTCACAGATTCTGATACTTGCTGGAATCGCAGTCATTGTCCAGCAGCCCATTGGTATTGGCGCTCTTCACCATTTGGACAAGAATGGGCGTCAGCTCTCCCTCCAGGGCCAGCAGACCCTTGGCAAAAGCGGCAGCGGTCATTTGGACACGCCCCTCGTCCGAGGCATAGATTTTCAAATCATGACGGAATGTGGAGTGTAACCTGGTTTCCAAATAAAACATCATCAACTACAAGAGTTTTCCAACTAAAATCGAAGGAACTTCCTACCTCAAGAGTCCCAATCCCTGGGTGCCCGAATAATCCGCTCTACCCTGTCCACCCGGATACATGCACCGAAAGATGCGGCCCAGCTCCTCCGCCTGAATGCGACCCGCCGGTGTTAGTTCACCGCCCCACTTGAGGATGAGGACCAGCGATGGCTCCGCCGGCTGATCGGCTGCTAGATTGGCTTCACATTGGTTAGTACTCATCGTTGGGAGTTGGACTTTTCTAGTACTTACTGTCATCGGAGCTGGAGCCACGGGGTCGTCCCTTGGGCTGGTATTTCATTTGCACCTTGCGATTGATGCCCGAAAAGTGACCGTACATCTCGAGGACATTCTTTAGCTGCTCCAGCTTGCTCTCCTTCTCCTCGATCTCGGCATGGGCCTTGGTGTGGATCTCGCTAAGCAGGAAGCGGGCAATGTCCAGGATCTCCTGCAGCTGCTTGGGTCGCTTGAGCTTGACATGGCCCAGCTTGTAGCCATTGTACTTGGCAAAGATTTCAAAGAATCtgggaaaaaaagggaaataaataaagcaaaagcCTGATAGTAAGGATAATGGATCTACTCACTTCGGATGCCGCACCTCCACCTTCATCTTCTGCTTGGGCGTACGATCACCATGACGTATAACAGCCACCACGCAGCGCAGTTCCATCATCTTGCCAAAGGTGGTGGGCACAATGGGTGGATCATCCAGTTGGAAGGGCACAGACCAGGGTATATGCAGCGTTGGCGTTAGCTCCCTCAATATCATATTGCCCAGAATCTTGGCACAGTCAtcgtaatatttatttgaattcttCACGAAACTAAAACCATTCACATCGCAGACATAGCTCTTGCCATTGGCTCGTAGCAAATCAAAGCCGCAAACCGTTTGCTTAAAGGCCAGACACACCTTCCGGGAGATGAGCTTCTCGGAGTGATTTAGAATGACAGGATAGCGTATCTCCTTGCCCTCGCTATCGCGTTCAACTTTGCCATCCAGGGCAGGACTCTTGCGTGCCTCCGCATGGGCATAGTCGGGACCCACAGTGTAGACCTTGACATCGGTGCCTGAAAAGTATACTAAGTTGTAAAGGTGATGCTGGATTCAGTGCGTTCGACTGGCGGCCACTGGTGTGTTTCGTTTGGgtgtttctttatttctatttatttttatatatttaaattgatttttgtttgtgttttttcggtttatttttcttatttttaatttttgtattaaaaaatttatatcaGTGAACTTGACGATGAGCGGCGCGTGCGGAGCGAGACGCAGGACAAGGCACAATGAGCGATGCTTCGTTGCAGGATTAGATCAAAGACAATAAAAGCTATAAGATGCATAGCGCCAAAGGTAAACTCTAAGCTCTCTGGAGAGAGAGCGCATCTACTACGCTCTCTCTTAGCTCTCTTCAGAGAGAGCGCATCTATTTCGCTCTCTCTTAGCTCTCTACAGAGAGAGCGCAACTTTTACGCTCTCAAATTTAGCTAAAGAGAGAGAGGCGTTATGCATTTTATAGTTACTAAGATGCATAGCGCCAAGGGCTCTTTCTAAACTCTCTTGAGAGAGAGCGCAACTTTTACGCTCTCAAATTCagcaaaagagagcgagagaggcgTTATGCATCTTATAGCTACTAAAATCTTTCTTTAAAGTGAGTTTTAAAAAGTGTTTTGAGTTTCGAGTTTCGAGCCAAAGCCATAACAACAACAGACAGCCAGAGCGAGTATTGGATATGGTAAACAGGATATGGAAAGGATAAGGAATcaggtatatatataaaagagtATATATAGGATACACGGGATCTTGGCACAACAGCATTTGGAGCAAAGGGATTCAAAGAGAGAGCAAGTTGCATACCATCGGTGGGCATAAAATCCTCATAGATGAAGGAGCCTGTCTTGCGGACACGCGACTCTGGTGAATAAACGCTGCTCCGGCTGCCAATTTTACGAAAAAGCCGCTGGCTACCGCCACCCGCCGATGTGGGatagtatatataaatgttgtGATCCTCCGCCGAAACGGGTTTCTCCACAAACGGTTTGTTGAACGTAATGCCATTCACCTCCACATGGTCCTCGGATTCGATGAGTTCGTGATCTAAGTGGAAAGAGGGGTTTAAAAGATGTTAGTTTATTGTTACAAGCCAAATTTGATAGCTTTACTTACGCTTTGGATCTGGGGAATCCCGATCGAGGACAGCATAGCGCGGTATCTCGATGCCCTCCTTCTCCAGAATGGCATAGACCCGCCTGCGGTCCTGGATATCGTACTGCATATGCAGGTTGTTCAGCACAAAGGGATTCCGCAGCTGGGCATACTCGATGGCCTTCTCCAGCGGGAAGCCCTTCGAGTGGAACGAGACCAGGCAGTCGCAGGTGGGCCAATTCTGGACGGGTTCACGCAATATAACATTCTCCTCAAATGTCACCAGTTTGATAAACTCAAATTCCCCCAATCGTGTCAATATCTCCTTCATGGGCTTCGATTGGGTCTTCTTGGCCATGGCACAGATACCAACGACCACCTGTTTGCTATTGCTGGACGAGGTGCTCGTATCGGAGTCCATGCCGTCATTGCTATCCCCGAAATCGGTGTCGCCCTTTAAGAAATATGAGAATATTGGATTATGAATATGATGATGGGGTTGTTTCTTGGTTAATTCCGTTGGTATTTTGAGCATGATGAAAGGGGGTTTTAAAAACAAGAGGTGCTTGATGCAGGCTGGCAGGCAGTTAATAAATCCTCTCCGAActttctttttgttatttttttcacaGTGAACTGTgatcaaaaacaaataaataataatacacgAAACTAAGCCAAGCAATTAGTGATTGATTTTGCCCCTGGCAACTCATTGGCTTTGGGATTAAGTCAGTCAATCTATCAATCAATAAGTAAATCAATCAGTCTATCATTCAATCTATCATACAATCTATCATTCAATCCCTCTACCCTTCAATCAATCAACCTTTCAACTAACCCAAAGAGACCTACATTCAAACACACATCGCAGAAGCAGAAATCATCGCTATCCTCATCGCTGCCATGCATCGGTCCATAATCTTCGTAATCGCTGACATTAAAGGGTCCATATTCCCCATCATCATcttcgttttggtttttagccatttttagGGGATTCCCAGCCTCCATTTGGCCACGAACTCCGGCACTTTGACTCCTTCGCTGACGTTGCAACAAACGATTTCGACGCAAACGATCACGATCTCGGGCACGACCACGACGTCGTCGATTTATGCCTCCATCCAAGCTGTGCCGGCGTTGATTGTGCTGCGactcttggccagcagcatcACTACCATCGGTGGTCTGGTGATGCTCCGAGTCAGGAGGCAATATGGTGGCAGCTGTCACAGCCGCCGCTTcagctgcagcggcagctgccGCCTCAAGTTTCTTTTTGTGCCGTTGATGGCGAGAGCGGAGCTTCTTGAGACGCCACCAATCCTTGAACCAGGTCCATTCCATAATGTGTGTTGCCAACTCAGTTAGTTTTGAGgctgatttttttaaaaggtgtatttttaaaggattttttcagaacttttttaagaatatttcaaattttttaatttttaaatattttctttttaagcattttatatatattctttttatatttttaattgtttatatttataatacttttctttcactaaaaaataaatttaagaaatacctttttatttattttatttaaaatattccacatttatttaagtttttaaataatttttatagaggtaaggtattttctttttgttttttttattttatttttaaattttatatttatattacttttctttcattaaaaaatatatttaagctttttataaacatttaatattatgcagaaataattttaatattttatttaaaatatttcacacatattagatttatttagattttgtaGAGCCTTTTCaagtatttattaaaaattgtttaaggttcttcctttttgtatttttaaatattacattttttgttacactttctttatttaaaaacaaatgttgAACCATTTTTAATCATTCTACAttgcatatatttttgaatttaaaatatttcttcatttttcataaagaaaaacaattgttATACTCGCAAAGtgcaaaaacaaatgaaacttgaattattatttattcagcTTAGTAAGTCTCCCAAAATAAATCTTGATATATTTGTGAAAATAATTGAAGCTGTTTTTGCTGGCAACACACACAGCTAGGAAAACACGTACATTACGTGCCGGTGTCTCGAATTCCCCCAAAAACAGATGATCTAACCGGAGAAGCCGCGAAATACCcgtggaaaatatatatcgatagagcaaacacaaaaaaaccgAGCAACTCCGAGCTCCGAGTAACGACTAACGGAACCCAACTCAATCCAACTGAACTAAACCGAACTGAACTGAGGCGATCGAAATGATATAGTAGAACGCGGGATCTCGCTTGGGATCGAATCGGATCGCCACGGATCGGTGTTCAGGGCGCACGCCAATTGGTCTGCGCCCACTCTCAATGTCAGAGTGGAGAATCTCTGATGAGCTGGAGACAAAAGCACTGGGGGAAGAGTAGGGCAGGGAAGAGAGCCAGAGAAGCTGCTGCCgcacaaagagaaaaaaagataAGGGGCGaagcacttgaagaaaattgtgagagtttctataaattaatataatttttttaaggaaaaatatatgaaaaactttaatttttgtgatatttatacaaaatattatttttaaaattagtaataatatttttgaagattttaaaaattttaattaaattaagagaaTTTTGGgtacaattttaaaaactatttaaaaatattcaaacttTAAAGTctaaaaacttttgttttaaataccGATAAAAATCGATTAATTCGATAAAAAACAATACTAGTTCTTATAAGAGCCTcaaaagaaaaggaagaaCTTAAAgctgaaaaattatttatatttttgtttaatttaaattccaataatggtaattaatttttaatttaattttttgtttgttatcaAAAAGTAAATCGATATaatcaataattattaattgtgcaattttttagaattttctttctttcattttttgatagtttctttctttaaaaatatttatttataaaattattaaatttcttgcctttcttcatttttttcaccGAAATTCTAAAACCTATCTAGACATTTTTCACTGTACATTTGTGAGAGAGGGCGCTCTCTTTGTGTAATTGTTTCGACATACTGAAGGCGTCTTGTTATCTTGGTTGCTTTCATTTGTTGACGACACGACTTAACTACAACTTATATAGCGTACACGTCCGGCTGCCGATCGCACAGCGCAGTGTGTTAATgaaagcaacaaaagcaaaaacaaaagaaaataaacacctaaataaaagtaaaaacaaagaCAGCAACCCGATAAGAAATTCGCCCCCCTTTGCCATTTTCAATGGTTATGATAAGAGGCAATCTGCGATCTGCCAGAAAATCCTACCAAGCGCCCAATTGGCCAGGTAAATAATTGCTCTCTATATATAGATCAACCGTTTCAATAAAGATACTCGAAGTTAACAAGCGCTGTACCAATTAGCACCTGTgcaatctctctctctctatctctcacTCTCTGTGTGTTCATCTTGAAGGTGCAAATCAGACAGGCGAACAACTGAATCACGATTCatagatacaaagatacaaagatacagcTTATAGTCACAGGTGTAATAAACCCTAGAGACAGAAGCTCACCAAAGGGGGGGTTTGAGCTATTAAAACTTTAagcacttaattttaaaataatattatagaaCTTCTgaattaaatgctttaaatctcagatagctttaaaaatctatcttttgttgaaattatttcctttacttacttttttaacctttttcttgaaaagatatttataaaaatcaaattttaaaagtcTACTTAAAcccatttttaatttttaaatattttttaaaaagatttgtaataagcaaaaatattaaatccgAGCTTAACTGCAGCTTACGAAAGACCGTCTTAAACTGAACTGGGCATAATTTCGAAGAGCAACATCATGGCTTGGTTACATAGGTTACCTATATCCTATACCTAACTGTATACCTATATATGTCCAGGGAATTACCAGGCACACCGGCCCAATTTTCACAGGAAAATGtgctgtaaattaaataatcattGGGGCTCCCTTCTAAAAGTACATAGGTGGTACCAAGGTATACCATTGTACCAAAGTCTCTCTAAgttcagaaatatatataaacacataagcttttgataatattaaaaaaaaatatttaaaaatatatatataatataatttaatattaattaatcacacaataatattaactatttattttCGGCTACAGcactttgaaatttatatatatttacacctTTATCACGCAGTTCATTAACTTGTCAAGCTTTCAAAGGCCCCTAAAAGTATATGTCGTAAGATAAATACACTGAAAAATCAGCTCAATAAAATAtgctatattttattttattttatttttttaaatctttgaaAGCTTACCCCAactgcaaaacaaaaaaaaaacaaaagaaatatagGAACCGCGCTGTTCGAAAGTCGGAGAAGAACTGAGGAGTCTGGAGATCTAAAGATATATATCCCAGAGCCCGTATACCCACGAATCAGGCAAACAAAAGACAcgggcaaacaaacaaattgaacAAATAACTGGGTAACTCTCGggtaattaattaatgcaGCCAAAGGAGCCCAAAcgcaaaatttaattaaaatttagcaCGCGCCAATTGAGCAAACAATCGAAACGTAACGGAAACAAtgccacaaaaaataaagaaaataaaagttagAAAATAACGAGCAAAAACGTAAAACAATAAAAGATTCACCGGATGGGAGAACGATGAGGAGCGCGGCTCCAGCAACTCGCTAACATCGGTCTCAGTCTCTGgatatttcgatttcgggtTTCGTGGTCGGTggatatatattcatatatttgttgtttttttgcaatttGCGGGGGCGGTAAAAATAGAAAGGCGGCAACGGTGGCGGCGGGATGGAGAAAGAGGATAACAGATACCAGATATAAGATAtaagttataaaacaaaacagtCGTGGGCAGTGGTTGAGCTGCACACCCACGCACGCACAGGAATAGAATAAAAGGCAGCTCGAACACTGGAAATAACTAGATATACTTTCTAACCAAGAATGgtcattattaaattttttgttaatttttaattaaaaatttttaattgtaatttttaatttgtaaattttaatttgtaaattttaatttgtaattttaaatttgtaattttaaatccGTAATTTGTAAtgtttaatttctaatttttatttttgtattttattttaaaccatAAATGGTTAAGACAAGTCTTAAAAAATCCATCTTTCGATATTTGTACACTACtacattttctctatttattattattttttcgagTGTAAAAAAAAGGACACGCACCGCCCAGATTCGGCGTAGAGTTTACGTGCGTCAGCCAGCGGCGTCCTGACGATGCGCTGCTCTGCAGCTCCGACGCCGACTGCGCTGCCCCGGCTGACTGCACTGCacccgatgatgatgatgctgccgctgctgctacGCCAGCCTCTGCTGCTACCGGCTGGCAGCGACGTCGACTCCAGCCGCGACGCCGcgcactgctgctgctgcttttgttgtggCTCCCGCCTCTGCCACGCCCCCCAGCGGCAACACCACCCACGCCGCCACTGAACTTATCAAAGCTATTGCCCATTTGTTGAACTGCTTTGAGAGCGAAAGAGATGGGTATATAAATTATGCTCAGGCTAAAGGAGGCCGCGCCAGTGAGAGAGAGtcagagagagaaaaggagagagagagagagagcaaaagCTTTTGGCATTGACATTGACCAGTCAGCTGTTGGGTGGCAAATAGAACAAGAAGAAGTACAAGAGGAGGAGAAAGAAGCTGCACTGCCGCTGCAGAAAGTCCCGCAAAAAGTCAGGGTCACATGCACAAGTCCACAGCTGAGGTCGCAATAATAGCACCAAGAATTATGGCCTATATAATactaaacaaattatatatacaatatttaattgactaaaaattttaggaattattgaaataatttaatttaatttctggtGCTAAAACCGCGACCTTGCCTGTCCACCCGCACACATCGATCGCCAATGGGGTAAAATCGGTCATCGATAAACGTTAACAGCGGTTATATTGGTTAGTTATCGGTTAGATTACAAGTgtaaaaatcataattaaaaaaagcgcATAGCATACGTTGCCATCTTGACCCAAATAGAAGCCGacgcgctgctgctgctgtcccgCTGCCGAAGTCGCCGCTGACGTTGACTGCGACTGAGAGTGATGAAAgctgtgttgttgctgctgatgttgctgctgcgatGCTGCAGCGCTGCCCTGAGCGGCCGACTGACGCAGATCCTGATATCCCGATTCTAATTCGGTGTAAGACATATccctgtatttttttttagtgtgtGGGTTAATGTCGAACAaacaaggagaaaaaaaaaaccaaaacaaataacTTGCGagtatttgttatttttgttttcgcctTTTTACATGGccgacacacgcacacactcaaGGCCTCACCGCGTGTTGGCAGCactatgtatatgtatgcgtgcgtgtgtgtttttgtatatatatattttttttaataacaatttttgCGCCTCTCTTGTTTTTCACTTTCTCTTCACCGTTTGTCCTTCGATTTAGCTTCTTCTTGCCGTTTGTCTTGTTCTTGAACGAAAAGTTACGAAAGATTCTCTGCTGTTGCgtttgcttttattatttgcattaatttttgttattatatgTAACTTCacagtgtatatatataaatatgcgtgtgtgtgtaccGGCGGCGGGCAAAGCGTTGCGAGGCAGGAATTAGAACGCGATGCGGGGAAAGTGAGTTATacaagtattttttatttatggttaTTAACTAAGTAGCGCTcgcttttctctctctcgttttttgcatattaaatgttgtttctctttttcgattttgttgtttttcgttatttttttctgttagctCTCTCAACACGCACACCGTCTGTTCCGTTCCGTTTTGGCGAATGTGCCACAGCTTTTTCTACCGCAAACGAAGGAGCTTTTAGCTGCTCTGAAAGTTTTTTGGTggcaaaaaaaagagtaaacagctgattttgactttttgttgttgttatatattttttttaaatttttgatgtGGCCAAACTGTAAcgaaaatttgaaattaaaacgaattaaaaatgaaatttaaataattaaaggaaaaagaataataaggattataaattaattaaaatttaattatatctttattttataatttcctaCAGCTTAgtacttaattattaaaatattaataattttatgtaGTCCCGGAAAACACATTaacgaaatacaaaaattaaaagcaatcgtaaataataaaaaaaattatattaattttgcatttagATTGTTTTATCATTTGCAACCATTTagtttttcataaaaaaaatacaaaaatataaaattaaaaaaataataaaaaaaaaagaatgctgactcaattttgcattagatttttttttataattttcaaccATTTAGTTTtcaatacaaaacaaaaaattgttcatggattcctaaaaatatatatatatactataaatattaaaaaaatctgtacAGTTTCAccatttcaaaaaatatatatacccctttattattttttaacaaaatatcatagagttttataaatttatttatttccttttcaaaatagttaaaaatacttttcattTTGTAATACCAAAGCTTAGATTCTTCCTAGTTTCTTTGTCCTATAAGACTTGATCTTTAAAAGCAAgctataaatttatacaacTGGACAGAGAACTATCCCTATAAGGCCAAGAGTCTCTCCTTAAATGTAATCTTTTTTTTCTATGACTCTACACCTCATTAAAGCCGAACATACTTAGTAATCTCGATCAGCGACGTTTGGGGCTCAATGCGATAAGCTTCTTTCGCTTGCGATCCCTGGAGATGATCTCCATGCGCTCCCTGGTGCTCGTCTGGAAAAATATCAGATGCAGAGTGCGGCTGGCCGAGcagagctgaaaaaaaaaatatatatcaaatgcATATACATTTCTTATGATTTACTCACCTGCTGCAGCAATCGCGCCTTGAGGCGCAGATTACCCGGCTCCTCCGCCTCCAGATCCTTGCCACGAGTCTCCAGGTGCAAATTCAACACAAAGATCAATGTATCCCGGATGGTCTGCACAATCCGCTGGACTTGTTCCGTTTTAAAGAGGCGACGCAGCAGATAGCCCCTTACAGCGGCATTAATCCGCGTGGCTGCCCACTCGCGTTGCTCCTGGACGAGATCCAGCTCGAGATTATCTCTTTGTTCCTGCGGAATTTCCGGTTTCTGAACGAAGAATTTGGAATGTGAAAATTAATTCGAAAATTGTTGTTTGTACAGCCGGTATtgagttttttgttgtttttagtagtttttttgttagtaGTTAAAAATTGGTCCCAGATTTTAAGGCACATCGGTTAGGGCTTCTTGCGCTGCTTGGGTTTAGGAGGAAGTGGAAACAATCGATAGAGTAGAGAATATACAAAGATACATTGGGTTTTATCAAAAACATAAGAGattaatttagat
It encodes:
- the l(1)G0196 gene encoding inositol hexakisphosphate and diphosphoinositol-pentakisphosphate kinase isoform X5, translated to MGNSFDKFSGGVGGVAAGGRGRGGSHNKSSSSSARRRGWSRRRCQPVAAEAGVAAAAASSSSGAVQSAGAAQSASELQSSASSGRRWLTHVNSTPNLGETETDVSELLEPRSSSFSHPGDTDFGDSNDGMDSDTSTSSSNSKQVVVGICAMAKKTQSKPMKEILTRLGEFEFIKLVTFEENVILREPVQNWPTCDCLVSFHSKGFPLEKAIEYAQLRNPFVLNNLHMQYDIQDRRRVYAILEKEGIEIPRYAVLDRDSPDPKHHELIESEDHVEVNGITFNKPFVEKPVSAEDHNIYIYYPTSAGGGSQRLFRKIGSRSSVYSPESRVRKTGSFIYEDFMPTDVYFSGTDVKVYTVGPDYAHAEARKSPALDGKVERDSEGKEIRYPVILNHSEKLISRKVCLAFKQTVCGFDLLRANGKSYVCDVNGFSFVKNSNKYYDDCAKILGNMILRELTPTLHIPWSVPFQLDDPPIVPTTFGKMMELRCVVAVIRHGDRTPKQKMKVEVRHPKFFEIFAKYNGYKLGHVKLKRPKQLQEILDIARFLLSEIHTKAHAEIEEKESKLEQLKNVLEMYGHFSGINRKVQMKYQPKGRPRGSSSDDTNLAADQPAEPSLVLILKWGGELTPAGRIQAEELGRIFRCMYPGGQGRADYSGTQGLGLLRLHSTFRHDLKIYASDEGRVQMTAAAFAKGLLALEGELTPILVQMVKSANTNGLLDNDCDSSKYQNLAKGRLHELMQNDREFTKVDRELINPCNSKSITQALDFVKNPVDCCHHVLLLIRELLHIISIKKDDPKTKDAILYHGETWDLMRCRWEKIEKDFSTKSKLFDISKIPDIYDCIKYDLQHNQHTLQYDQAEELYIYAKNLADIVIPQEYGLTPQEKLAIGQGICSPLLRKIKGDLQHNIDEVEDEFMNRLNPHYSHGVASPQRHVRTRLYFTSESHVHSLLTVLRYGELLNVVTDEQWRRAMDYISMVSELNYMSQIVIMLYEDPTKDPTSEERFHVELHFSPGVNCCVQKNLPPGPGFRPHSHGDNASIVSLKSSEESNPARIEEENDSNSGEEQNGKKRSTGSSDRASPAFGFNRLELRSKQFKSKPIPIGAHHTVSGHEAMDLAKRLNEELASQQQQQQQQQHQQQQQQQGGQQQQQQLRPISPDIRAVSPDCEPRSRSFEQRPSPGVCAKMPDSQVTVSVSASVSSANSSTSSRRQRHSIAGQMSYMKMLGFGGFSKKMATSANSLFSTAVISGSSSAPNLRDMIPVSSSGFGDVPPIRPLETLHNALSLRKLDGFLQDMILAQIFKTPTGSPPRGFESTAVVAAANMPEVSSMSMTTVAKDAFGQGGSESGSRIEPVEVTEEKFKLWQTQPPECLLLAAQEPDEYLQDVEMKSLQPSLDITMEIMEEAAPVSFEPMNQDSLEAGEEGAVGGIFLSVCEEQGSGSTCLTPVSFGMDLDLSMVANKGSMTLSMDGFEDDEDATLSAATTPSLPADSCEPRLETCYCCPSHADGPPEVDTDDPRYGFALPVRVTQASPEHGRPSPGARRAHDPVSPRIQKQISLFEGGGGGGSGGGGVGGVAQEKSDSTGGGGAAILHASINLPAAGAQHLRQDARLRKFENLTQSTSNSNFPFESNTLKRVPMQATGGDYANVSHTQSCINLKSGSSGVLAGGSPQHQQRGGGGEAGSAGAGAGAGPAERDRGRTQPAPVPALYGRMANACCSSASASASASPSPSPSPSPGALIVKERFIEPPKRGIVRGYHAKTQSMDADFLFNEFLLLPAMAPAKLSFDSSDIDKASDDEASCSASSASKKRHS